A region from the Peromyscus maniculatus bairdii isolate BWxNUB_F1_BW_parent chromosome 5, HU_Pman_BW_mat_3.1, whole genome shotgun sequence genome encodes:
- the Elmod2 gene encoding ELMO domain-containing protein 2 produces MFISLWEFFYGHFFRFWMKWVLRQMTGKCELQRIFDTYGGAQRTYRIENSLTYSKSKVLQNATRVAESELDRCVADIMKEKNICPKKDTSFQICMRTCLLQITGYKQLYQDVENVRKKPYDSGNAQHEKLLLKLWNLLMPTEKLKARISKQWADIGFQGDDPKTDFRGMGILGLINLVYFSEKYTSEAHQILSRSNHPKLGYSYAIVGINLTEMAYSLLKSEALKLHLYNFVPGIPTMEHFHQFYCYLVCEFDKFWLEEEPESIMYFNLYREKFHEKIKGLLMDYNAVLTLKT; encoded by the exons atgtttatttctttgtgggAGTTCTTCTATGGGCACTTTTTCCGATTTTGGATGAAATGGGTCTTACGACAGATGACTGGAAAATGTGAATTGCAGCGAATTTTCGACACCTATGGAGGCGCACAGAGGACATACAGGATAG aaaattcCTTGACATATTCCAAGAGTAAG GTCCTCCAGAATGCAACACGGGTTGCTGAGAGTGAACTGGACAGATGTGTAGCAGACATAATGAAGGAAAAGAACATCTGCCCCAAGAAAGACACCAG ttttcaaatctgcATGAGGACGTGCTTACTGCAGATAACTGGCTATAAGCAGCTCTACCAGGACGTAGAAAACGTGAGGAAAAAACCCTATGATTCTGGCAATGCGCAGCATGAGAAGCTGCTCCTCAAG CTCTGGAATCTTCTGATGCCTACGGAAAAGCTGAAGGCCCGAATCTCTAAGCAGTGGGCGGACATTGGTTTCCAAGGTGATGATCCCAAAACAGACTTCAGAGGCATGGGCATACTCGGCCTAATCAATCTTGT GTATTTCAGTGAAAAGTACACCAGTGAGGCGCACCAGATTCTTTCCCGTTCTAATCATCCCAAATTAGG GTACTCTTATGCAATAGTTGGGATCAACCTCACAGAGATGGCTTATAGCTTACTCAAGAGCGAAGCCTTGAAGCTTCATCTCTACAACTTCGTTCCTGGGATACCAACAATGGAGCACTTCCACCAGTTTTACT GTTACCTTGTCTGTGAATTTGACAAGTTTTGGCTTGAAGAAGAACCAGAAAGCATTATGTACTTCAACCTGTACAGAGAGAAGTTTCATGAGAAGATTAAAGGACTCTTAATGGATTACAATGCTGTACTCACTTTGAAAACATGA
- the Ucp1 gene encoding mitochondrial brown fat uncoupling protein 1 produces the protein MVSPTTSEVPPTMGVKIFSAGLAACLADIITFPLDTAKVRLQIQGEGQNSSTIRYKGVLGTITTLAKTEGLPKLYSGLPAGIQRQISFASLRIGLYDTVQEYFSSGRETPPTLINRISAGLMTGGVAVFIGQPTEVVKVRLQAQSHLHGIKPRYTGTYNAYRIIATTESFSTLWKGTTPNLIRNIIINCTELVTYDLMKGALVNNQILADDVPCHLLSALVAGFCTTLLASPADVVKTRFINSLPGQYPSVPSCAMTMFTNEGPTAFFKGFVPSFLRLASWNVIMFVCFEQLKKELMKSRQTVDCST, from the exons ATGGTGAGCCCGACAACTTCCGAAGTGCCTCCTACCATGGGGGTCAAGATCTTCTCAGCCGGCTTGGCCGCCTGTCTGGCAGATATCATCACCTTCCCGCTGGATACAGCCAAAGTCCGGCTTCAG ATCCAAGGTGAAGGCCAGAACTCTAGTACCATTAGGTATAAAGGTGTCCTGGGGACCATCACCACCCTGGCAAAAACAGAAGGGTTGCCGAAACTGTACAGTGGTCTGCCTGCTGGCATTCAGAGGCAAATCAGCTTTGCCTCACTCAGGATCGGCCTCTACGATACTGTCCAAGAGTACTTCTCTTCAGGGAGAGAAA CGCCCCCCACTTTGATAAACAGGATCTCAGCTGGCTTGATGACTGGAGGTGTGGCAGTATTCATCGGGCAACCTACAGAGGTCGTGAAAGTCAGACTCCAAGCACAGAGCCACCTGCATGGGATCAAACCCCGCTACACTGGGACCTACAATGCTTACAGAATTATAGCTACAACAGAAAGCTTCTCAACACTCTGGAAAG GGACAACCCCTAATCTGATCAGGAATATCATCATCAATTGTACAGAGCTGGTAACATATGACCTCATGAAGGGGGCCCTTGTGAACAACCAAATTTTGGCAG ATGACGTTCCCTGCCACTTACTGTCAGCTCTTGTCGCCGGGTTTTGCACCACACTCCTGGCCTCTCCGGCGGATGTGGTAAAAACAAGATTCATCAACTCTCTGCCGGGACAGTACCCAAGTGTGCCCAGCTGTGCAATGACCATGTTCACCAACGAAGGACCAACAGCTTTCTTCAAAGG GTTTGTGCCCTCTTTCCTGCGACTCGCATCCTGGAATGTCATCATGTTCGTGTGCTTTGAACAGCTGAAGAAAGAACTGATGAAGTCAAGGCAGACAGTGGACTGCTCCACATAA